From the Halobacterium zhouii genome, the window GACGATGCTCGTCGGCGGGGAGAAGATGACCCACCGCTCGACGGCAGAATCCACCGACGTCATCGCTAGCCTCACGCACCCCGTGGAGTACAAACACGGCGTCACGCTCCCGAGTTTCGCCGGGATGACAGCGCGCAAGTACCTCGATGAGTACGACGCGCCCCGCGAGAGCCTCGGGAAGGTTGCCGTGAAGAACCACCGGAACGGCATCGACAATCCGCACGCGCAGTTCCGCAAGGAAGTCGACCTGGAAACGGTCCTCGACTCACCCATCGTCGCGGACCCGCTTCGACTGTACGACTTCTGTCCCATCACGGACGGCAGCGCGGCGCTCGTGTTCTGTCCTGAGTCGGTCGCCGAGAAGTACACCGACGATTACGTCGTCGTCTCCGGTGTCGGCGGCGCGACGGATACCCACGTCGTCCACGAGCGAGACGACCCGACGACGATGGGCGGCGTCGTCGAATCCTCGAACGTCGCCTACGAGATGGCGGACCATGAGCCCGATGACGTGGACGTCGCGGAACTCCACGACATGTTCACCATCCTCGAGTTCCTGCAGAGCGAGGACCTCGGCTTCTTCGAGAAGGGTGAGGGGTGGAAGGCAGTCGAGGACGGCGTCACCGACCGTGACGGCGACCTCCCCATCAACACGTCGGGCGGACTCAAGTCCAAGGGCCACCCGCTCGGCGCGAGCGGCGTCGCACAGGCCTACGAAATCTACACGCAGTTGCTCGGAGACGCCGGAGCACGACAGGTCGACTGTGAGGTTGGTCTGGCGTGCAACGTCGGCGGCTTTGGGAACTGTGTCACCACCACCATCCTCGAACAGCCATGACCAGTGACACCACCGCCAGTTTCGACGCGCACCGCTGCCCGAACGACCACCTCACGTACCCCGGTCACACGCGCTGTCCGGAGTGTGGCGAACACCAGAAGTCGACTATCGACCTGACCGAGCGGACCGCGGCCGTCGTGACGTGGACGACGTCCACGGCGACGCCGCCGGGTGTCCGCGAACCGAACCACCTCGCCATCGTGGAGTTCGACGTGTCGGACGTGGCAGAGGGCGAGCACGTCCGCGCGCTCGGCCAGCTCACGACCGCCGACGGCGTCGACATCGGCGACGAGGTGACGCCCGTCCACGTCGAGGAGTTACGGGAGCCGGGCGCCGGCATCCGCGAACCCGAGAGCCAGGAGTGGGACGGCTACCGCTTCGAACCAGTGTAGTTCGAGAAAGTGTCACGGCGGCCGTGTTCGGAGCCGT encodes:
- a CDS encoding thiolase C-terminal domain-containing protein, which gives rise to MDRVAIIGASMTQFGDRDSWVRGLLAEAGDAALTDAGVAPGDLDHLYVSNMASGEFEGQTGIPNMLAHDLAAMPAYTARIDQTSSSGGAGIYAAWQSVASGASEMTMLVGGEKMTHRSTAESTDVIASLTHPVEYKHGVTLPSFAGMTARKYLDEYDAPRESLGKVAVKNHRNGIDNPHAQFRKEVDLETVLDSPIVADPLRLYDFCPITDGSAALVFCPESVAEKYTDDYVVVSGVGGATDTHVVHERDDPTTMGGVVESSNVAYEMADHEPDDVDVAELHDMFTILEFLQSEDLGFFEKGEGWKAVEDGVTDRDGDLPINTSGGLKSKGHPLGASGVAQAYEIYTQLLGDAGARQVDCEVGLACNVGGFGNCVTTTILEQP
- a CDS encoding Zn-ribbon domain-containing OB-fold protein is translated as MTSDTTASFDAHRCPNDHLTYPGHTRCPECGEHQKSTIDLTERTAAVVTWTTSTATPPGVREPNHLAIVEFDVSDVAEGEHVRALGQLTTADGVDIGDEVTPVHVEELREPGAGIREPESQEWDGYRFEPV